In Caldicoprobacter guelmensis, the genomic stretch TTTTACAAGGCATACAGAATTTTATAAAGCCAGGTGAGAAAATCGAAACAAAAGAGAATTTCACTTATGATGCAGTGGTGTGTCTGGACTGCAGCGATGAGGGAAGGTTAGGAGATGCAGCTTATCTTCTCAAACGGGCATCGTGTACCATAAACATTGACCATCACGCCACCAACACCATGTATGCAGACATAAATATCGTGGAGCCAGGGGCCTCCTCCACTGCTGAGCTGGTTTTTGAGCTGATACGTGAGATGGATGAGGATTATTTTTCAATGCCCGTATATGAGGCTATATACAGCGGTATTGCCACCGATACTGGCGGCTTTGGATTTAGCAATACTACTCCTGCGGCTCATCGAATAGCGGCCCAGCTCATCGAGTACGGCCTTAATGTGGATAAGCTGACCAGGCTGTTGTTCAGGAACACCACGCTACCCAGAGTGAGGTTGCTGGCAAAGGCGCTGGCTTCCCTTGAGATGCATTGCAACGATCGAGTGGCCTTTTTGACGGTAAGTAAAGCGATGTTGGAAGAGATAGGCCTTGAAGAAAATCATACCGACGGGATAGTAAATTACGGGATAGACATTGTAGGGGTGGAGTGTGCTGCTCTGTTTAAAGAGGCCGAACAGGGCAAGACCAAGGTGAGTCTCCGCACAAAAGGCACTGTCGATGCCAGCGTGTTGGCTGCAAAGTTTGGTGGAGGTGGACATGTGCGTGCAGCTGGGTGCCTGATCAGCGCAGGTATAGAAAAAGCAAAAGAACAGGTGTTGGAAGCGTTAAAAGCCATGCTGGAATGAAAAGGGGTTGATGTACCATCGGTCTGGACGGCGTTATCAATGTGTTGAAGCCACCTGGGATGACTTCCAATGATGTGGTGGTATATCTCCGAAGGTTGCTAAAAGAGAAGGTAGGGCATACTGGTACTTTGGATCCTGGGGCTGCCGGGGTATTGCCCGTTTGTGTGGGCAAGGCCACCAGGCTGGCCGATTTCATCGTTGAAGAAGACAAGGCCTATCGCTGTGAGATGGTCCTGGGGGTTGAGACCGATACGCTGGATTCGTACGGACGGATAGTTTCGACTTCAAATCAATACCCCAGTTTTGAGGATATAAATAGGGTATTTGAAGAGTTTCAAGGACGTATTAGGCAGGTTCCCCCTATGCACTCTGCCATAAAATACAGGGGTAAAAAGCTGTATGAATATGTGCGTCAAGGCCAACATCTGGATATCTCGGGGCTGGAGAGAGAAGTTATCATCTACCGAAGTGCCATACTGAATTACTCGCCACCCAATAGGGTTTTATTTGAAGTTGAGTGCTCAAAAGGCACTTATATACGTTCTTTATGTCGGGATATAGGGCGGAGACTGGGTTGTGGTGCATATGTAAGCTTTTTGTTGAGGTGCCGTACAGGGAGGTATACCCTTAGCGATTCATATACTCTGCACGAAATTGAAGATTGTTTTTCAAAAGGGGAACTACATGAGCTTGTAATCCCCATGGACAAAGCGATTGACAGGCTTGAAAGGTTTGATGTTCCAGCAGTATACTATAAAAGACTCATAAACGGGAATCCTGTAAAATTAGGCATTGTAAATTTAAAGCTTAAGAGATGGGACTGCCAGAACCCTATGAGGATATATTGTAAAGGAGAGTTTATAGGAGTAGGTACGGCAAAACTAGAGGAGGGTTATATCCATATAAAAATGGATAAAGTACTGGTGTAAGGGGGCAACCATGCAGGTAATATTTAATGAGAAGAATGACCATTCGCTGAAGTGTCCTGTAGCCATAGCGCTGGGAATGTTTGACGGCATTCACAAAGGTCATCAAGCACTTATTAGACACCTTAAGGAGATTAAGTGTCGCTATGGTTATACTTCCATGGTATATACATTTAAGCAGCACCCTTTAAGCTGTCTGGCACCGTCTAAAGCCCCGCCTCAAATCATGAACCTCAACAAGAAGATATTGGAATTTAATCGGCTAGGGGTTGATATCCTTGTCCTCAACAATTTTGATGAAGAATTTGCGCATACAGACCCTCACGACTTCATACAGCGGTTTTTGCTCCAAAAATATGATGTGCGCTTTATCGTGGTGGGATACAACTACCGGTTTGGCTATAACGGAAGCGGTGATACGCAGCTGCTGATTCGAATGGGAAATGAAATGGGGTTCAAGGTTGTAGTGGTGCCACCTGTTAAGGTGGGTGGGAAGGTGGTAAGCAGCAGTCTAATCCGTGAAATGATACAAGAGGGAAATGTAGCGAAAGCCTGGCGATATCTTGGAAGGCCTTATTCGATAAATGGCCAAATAGTACACGGAGCAGGGCGGGGAAGGACTCTAGGATACCCTACTGCCAACCTGGATATTGGGGCTAAAAACGTCGTTATCCCCAGATTTGGCGTGTATCTTACGGGCTGCCGTTTGGATGGGCAATGGTTTTGGGGAGTTACCAACGTAGGCCAAAATCCGACCTTTGGTCAGTCTGGACTTCATATAGAGACCT encodes the following:
- a CDS encoding DHH family phosphoesterase, whose amino-acid sequence is MRAVKMSPVIEVLKQGRHFAVIAHVSPDGDVIGSCLALANFLWDQGKTVDLYCDDAPPENLAFLQGIQNFIKPGEKIETKENFTYDAVVCLDCSDEGRLGDAAYLLKRASCTINIDHHATNTMYADINIVEPGASSTAELVFELIREMDEDYFSMPVYEAIYSGIATDTGGFGFSNTTPAAHRIAAQLIEYGLNVDKLTRLLFRNTTLPRVRLLAKALASLEMHCNDRVAFLTVSKAMLEEIGLEENHTDGIVNYGIDIVGVECAALFKEAEQGKTKVSLRTKGTVDASVLAAKFGGGGHVRAAGCLISAGIEKAKEQVLEALKAMLE
- the truB gene encoding tRNA pseudouridine(55) synthase TruB, with protein sequence MDGVINVLKPPGMTSNDVVVYLRRLLKEKVGHTGTLDPGAAGVLPVCVGKATRLADFIVEEDKAYRCEMVLGVETDTLDSYGRIVSTSNQYPSFEDINRVFEEFQGRIRQVPPMHSAIKYRGKKLYEYVRQGQHLDISGLEREVIIYRSAILNYSPPNRVLFEVECSKGTYIRSLCRDIGRRLGCGAYVSFLLRCRTGRYTLSDSYTLHEIEDCFSKGELHELVIPMDKAIDRLERFDVPAVYYKRLINGNPVKLGIVNLKLKRWDCQNPMRIYCKGEFIGVGTAKLEEGYIHIKMDKVLV
- a CDS encoding bifunctional riboflavin kinase/FAD synthetase, which produces MQVIFNEKNDHSLKCPVAIALGMFDGIHKGHQALIRHLKEIKCRYGYTSMVYTFKQHPLSCLAPSKAPPQIMNLNKKILEFNRLGVDILVLNNFDEEFAHTDPHDFIQRFLLQKYDVRFIVVGYNYRFGYNGSGDTQLLIRMGNEMGFKVVVVPPVKVGGKVVSSSLIREMIQEGNVAKAWRYLGRPYSINGQIVHGAGRGRTLGYPTANLDIGAKNVVIPRFGVYLTGCRLDGQWFWGVTNVGQNPTFGQSGLHIETFLLDYPGGELYYKPMRLYFLRYMRAEKRFLSKQELIHQIDRDVATAKNLIYKIFKV